Proteins encoded within one genomic window of Candidatus Angelobacter sp.:
- a CDS encoding baseplate J/gp47 family protein gives MSYASEPYAQFVDDLLMALTGGAVRQHFRFLKELEPYRLTDPDPIIPNTVQVFGIANGVYRRFRFNLDYRLLEGSIIDWLKRDDGTPKADAVWPDEGTTFYANFESLSEGGAAPKLTDRNPGSVTRLLAESFAREFAVVSRQLEEVYKSGFLDTAGGRDLDQISALVGVTRRNVTFASGTVIFGRSTPSPADIFIPAGTKLSTAEPPPVLFETIQAQTLRRGNLSVEVPVQAVVTGSSGVVPANAIRVIHRPILGIETVN, from the coding sequence TTGAGTTACGCGTCTGAGCCATACGCCCAATTCGTTGACGATCTGTTGATGGCGCTTACCGGCGGCGCCGTGCGGCAGCATTTTCGTTTTCTGAAGGAGCTGGAACCGTACCGGCTCACCGATCCGGATCCGATCATCCCGAATACCGTCCAGGTCTTTGGAATTGCCAACGGAGTTTATCGCCGTTTTCGCTTCAACCTCGATTACAGGTTGTTGGAAGGCTCGATTATCGATTGGTTAAAACGTGACGACGGCACCCCGAAAGCGGACGCAGTCTGGCCGGACGAGGGGACGACTTTTTACGCAAACTTTGAATCTCTATCCGAAGGGGGCGCCGCTCCGAAGCTTACGGATCGCAATCCGGGAAGCGTAACCCGGCTGCTCGCGGAAAGTTTCGCGCGCGAGTTTGCAGTCGTCTCACGGCAATTGGAAGAGGTGTATAAATCCGGCTTCCTCGACACCGCCGGCGGACGCGATCTCGATCAAATTTCTGCCCTTGTAGGCGTCACGCGTCGCAATGTCACCTTCGCTTCAGGCACCGTCATCTTCGGACGGTCGACACCTTCTCCGGCCGACATTTTCATTCCCGCGGGCACCAAGCTCTCTACCGCCGAGCCGCCACCGGTGTTGTTTGAAACTATCCAGGCGCAAACTTTGCGACGCGGAAATCTCAGCGTTGAAGTTCCGGTGCAGGCGGTAGTCACTGGATCTTCCGGTGTAGTCCCGGCAAATGCAATTCGCGTAATTCATCGCCCGATTCTCGGAATTGAGACCGTCAACAA